In a single window of the Olivibacter sp. SDN3 genome:
- a CDS encoding endonuclease MutS2, whose amino-acid sequence MIYPENAVDKLGFTEIKALIKTHCLSEMGRQMVDKIQPLYHFDQMNKFMRQTHEFKEILLNDSPLPIEHLYPIRHLAEKARVEGVFLTEEEFFHVFLSLRTVFAVISYFNERDGIYPNLEALFEHLPIEKSIVRSIEQVIDVKGKMKSNASPQLTDILSGIAKAEQEARKTIDQVFKSAQRSGWTADGNLTVRDGRLCIPLLAENKRKVKGFIHDESATGQTVFIEPEEVFHLNNKVRDLEFEKRREIIRILTRLTDELRPNIPLLLAYHGLLSKLDFVRAKALFAIELGAEMPQLVKDAALELINARHPLLTLNFKREKQTVVPLNVKIDEVQRVIVVSGPNAGGKSVCMKTIGLLQMMAQAGLLIPADESSTVGVFRQFFADIGDDQSIESDLSTYSAHLSKMKHFTAHANAKTLVLIDEFGTGTDPQFGGPIAEAVLEVLNEKKIRGVITTHYSNLKNFANATEGLENASMLFDNAAMKPLYILEIGKPGSSYAFEIAQKIGLPQAVLHAAKRKIGAQQKRVDTLLVDLEREKKNISDAKRQLETREQRLGKLQRDNEDLRHYLDENKKDILKQAKIEAQEIIKNANKLIENTISQIKASKADKEKTKELRQHLQQTLDSHQVAEAKIPTVAAKELKEELKMGDWVKIIDSGNVAQVLEVAKDNIILAMGELRSVVKRKRVQKMSNKEVPKAVKRAHSATLTEELAGFYPELDVRGMRTDNALQAIEKHLDKAIMMGYPSLKIIHGKGDGILRKMVRDYLRKYSQVNRMEDEHPDRGGDGITYVYLN is encoded by the coding sequence ATGATTTATCCGGAAAATGCTGTTGATAAGTTGGGTTTTACCGAGATCAAAGCACTTATAAAAACACATTGTTTGAGCGAAATGGGTAGACAAATGGTTGATAAGATACAGCCTCTGTACCATTTTGATCAGATGAATAAGTTCATGCGGCAAACGCATGAATTTAAAGAAATATTGTTAAATGATTCGCCCTTACCTATTGAACATTTATATCCTATTCGTCATTTGGCAGAAAAAGCGAGGGTAGAAGGCGTCTTTTTAACCGAGGAAGAGTTTTTTCACGTATTCCTTTCATTAAGAACGGTTTTCGCTGTTATCAGTTATTTTAATGAGCGGGATGGCATATACCCGAACTTAGAAGCCCTTTTCGAGCATTTACCAATTGAGAAATCAATTGTGAGGAGCATCGAGCAGGTTATCGATGTAAAGGGTAAGATGAAGTCAAATGCCTCTCCTCAACTCACCGATATTCTCAGTGGCATTGCAAAGGCTGAACAGGAAGCACGTAAGACAATTGATCAGGTATTCAAAAGTGCACAGCGTAGTGGATGGACGGCCGATGGAAATTTAACCGTTCGGGACGGGCGTTTATGTATTCCGCTCTTAGCTGAAAATAAAAGGAAAGTTAAAGGTTTTATACACGATGAGTCGGCCACTGGACAAACAGTGTTTATTGAACCAGAAGAAGTGTTCCATTTGAATAATAAAGTGCGTGATTTGGAATTCGAGAAACGAAGGGAAATTATTCGAATTCTTACGAGGCTTACCGATGAGCTTCGTCCAAATATACCTTTGTTATTAGCTTATCATGGATTGCTAAGTAAACTGGACTTTGTACGTGCGAAGGCACTATTTGCCATAGAATTGGGTGCTGAGATGCCTCAGCTTGTAAAAGATGCCGCATTGGAATTAATTAATGCCAGACACCCTTTGTTAACGCTTAACTTCAAAAGGGAAAAGCAAACAGTAGTACCGCTCAATGTAAAAATTGATGAGGTACAGCGTGTAATCGTAGTTTCCGGTCCAAATGCGGGAGGAAAGTCCGTTTGCATGAAAACCATTGGGCTGCTGCAGATGATGGCGCAGGCGGGCCTACTTATTCCCGCCGACGAGTCTTCAACAGTTGGCGTGTTTAGGCAGTTTTTTGCAGATATAGGTGACGATCAGTCTATAGAAAGTGATTTGAGTACTTATAGTGCGCATTTATCGAAAATGAAACATTTTACCGCACATGCAAATGCAAAAACCCTGGTGCTCATTGATGAGTTCGGTACGGGTACCGATCCGCAGTTTGGTGGACCTATTGCCGAGGCCGTACTGGAAGTGTTAAATGAAAAGAAAATTAGAGGGGTGATCACCACGCATTATTCAAACCTCAAAAATTTTGCTAACGCAACAGAAGGACTGGAAAATGCTTCAATGCTATTTGATAATGCAGCGATGAAACCATTGTATATATTGGAGATTGGAAAACCCGGCAGCTCCTATGCTTTCGAAATAGCCCAGAAAATAGGTCTCCCACAAGCGGTGCTACATGCTGCAAAACGGAAGATCGGTGCCCAGCAGAAACGGGTAGACACTTTGCTTGTTGATTTGGAACGGGAAAAGAAAAACATCTCAGACGCAAAGCGGCAGCTGGAAACGCGGGAGCAACGACTAGGTAAATTACAGCGTGACAATGAAGATTTGCGGCACTACCTCGACGAAAATAAAAAAGATATCCTGAAACAAGCAAAAATAGAAGCACAGGAGATCATTAAAAATGCTAATAAACTGATCGAAAACACCATTTCACAAATTAAAGCGAGTAAGGCCGATAAGGAGAAAACCAAAGAACTACGGCAGCATCTGCAGCAAACGCTCGATAGTCACCAAGTAGCTGAAGCTAAAATACCTACGGTCGCAGCAAAGGAACTAAAGGAAGAGTTAAAAATGGGCGACTGGGTAAAAATTATCGATTCGGGGAATGTCGCGCAAGTGTTGGAAGTGGCTAAAGATAACATCATATTGGCAATGGGCGAACTGCGCTCCGTTGTAAAACGAAAAAGGGTACAGAAAATGTCCAATAAAGAAGTGCCGAAAGCCGTTAAGCGGGCACATAGTGCAACACTTACAGAAGAGCTAGCAGGTTTCTACCCCGAATTAGACGTAAGAGGTATGCGCACCGATAACGCTTTACAGGCAATTGAAAAACATTTGGATAAAGCTATTATGATGGGCTACCCCAGCTTGAAGATTATTCATGGGAAAGGAGATGGGATTTTACGGAAGATGGTGCGTGATTACCTGCGTAAATATAGCCAAGTCAATCGTATGGAGGATGAACATCCCGACAGAGGGGGGGATGGCATCACCTATGTGTATTTAAATTAG
- a CDS encoding DUF1080 domain-containing protein, with product MMIRILKTVIIITLYACQVQAQTPNTLSTDEKADGWQLLFNGKSFSGLKQIASGGWEIKNGELLATVIPHGKQMDIITATQFSNFELIFEFKLSENTNSGVKYLVVNNLPNQKGNYLGLEYQLLDDLNYRYAERGNLRSLASLYDLIPADDGKQTRPLGEWNIAKIRVQGDHITHWLNGDQVVTYDRNKKDFKDLIMKSKYKDMLNFGQQEKGHILFQNEGTPIAFRNIKIKVL from the coding sequence ATGATGATAAGAATTTTAAAGACCGTTATTATAATAACCTTATATGCTTGCCAGGTACAGGCTCAGACACCAAATACGTTGAGCACTGACGAAAAAGCGGACGGATGGCAACTTTTGTTTAATGGAAAAAGCTTTAGTGGCTTGAAACAAATAGCCAGTGGTGGTTGGGAGATAAAAAATGGCGAACTTTTGGCCACGGTCATACCACATGGTAAACAGATGGATATCATAACAGCAACGCAGTTCAGCAATTTCGAACTAATTTTTGAATTCAAGCTATCGGAAAACACCAACAGTGGAGTTAAATACCTAGTAGTAAATAACTTACCCAACCAGAAAGGCAATTATCTAGGTTTGGAATATCAACTATTAGATGATCTTAATTACCGATACGCTGAACGAGGGAATCTGCGTTCTCTAGCTTCACTCTACGACCTCATTCCAGCTGATGACGGAAAGCAGACAAGGCCGCTTGGAGAGTGGAATATTGCCAAAATCAGGGTGCAGGGAGATCATATTACACACTGGCTGAACGGCGACCAAGTAGTAACTTACGATCGCAATAAAAAAGACTTTAAGGACTTGATTATGAAAAGCAAATATAAGGATATGTTAAATTTCGGTCAGCAGGAAAAGGGCCATATACTTTTTCAAAATGAAGGTACTCCTATCGCTTTTAGAAACATTAAGATAAAGGTTTTATAG
- a CDS encoding DUF4296 domain-containing protein, protein MSRLLIGFIALILLAACNKDRKPADIVSQKEMVSLLSDFHLAEGYIYSLPQDSSRLLANKYYQAVFDKYGVDSASFHKSLIYYSQDPQTLNGIYAQVEQHLQQMQTTEQGIRDAKTREIYIADSIKNAAVQDSVLRIKADSLDWQLTKNLLFWKNKDSIALQPKPWSREAYQAFVGRMFLVKGSNEKLAGLLGQDTVSQTTSLDSLKNK, encoded by the coding sequence ATGAGTCGGTTATTAATAGGATTTATTGCATTGATTTTGTTAGCGGCCTGTAATAAAGACAGGAAGCCTGCAGATATTGTTAGTCAAAAGGAGATGGTATCTCTGTTGAGCGATTTCCATTTGGCTGAAGGATATATTTATTCCCTGCCCCAAGATTCTTCGCGATTATTGGCTAACAAATATTATCAAGCGGTTTTTGATAAATACGGTGTCGATTCGGCTTCCTTTCATAAAAGTTTAATTTACTATTCGCAGGATCCGCAAACACTTAATGGTATTTATGCTCAGGTTGAACAACACTTGCAGCAAATGCAAACAACAGAACAAGGTATAAGGGATGCTAAAACACGCGAAATCTATATTGCCGATTCCATAAAAAATGCAGCTGTACAGGATAGTGTGCTGCGGATCAAAGCTGACTCCCTTGATTGGCAACTCACCAAAAATCTTTTATTCTGGAAAAATAAGGATTCGATAGCCCTTCAACCCAAACCATGGTCAAGGGAAGCGTATCAAGCCTTTGTAGGACGTATGTTTCTTGTCAAAGGTAGTAACGAAAAGTTAGCAGGGCTGTTGGGGCAGGATACCGTTTCGCAAACAACCTCGTTGGATTCTTTGAAGAATAAATAA
- a CDS encoding YggS family pyridoxal phosphate-dependent enzyme encodes MSITDNIQKIKKETDQLQVQLIAISKTKPLEDIKEAYDAGQRAFGENQVQELVEKHEALPKDIEWHMVGHLQTNKVKYIASFITLIHSVDSLKLLKEINKQALKNNRIIDCLLQIHIADEETKFGLDYDEVIELLRSDELADLQNVRVIGLMGIATNTDREKVIREEFYELKTLFNGIKDSFFRKEDSFREVSMGMSSDYKIAIEQGSTMIRLGSTIFGSR; translated from the coding sequence ATGAGTATTACAGACAATATACAAAAAATTAAGAAGGAAACTGATCAATTACAAGTTCAGCTGATAGCGATCTCCAAGACCAAACCCTTAGAAGACATTAAGGAGGCTTATGATGCCGGACAGCGTGCATTTGGCGAGAACCAGGTGCAGGAACTTGTAGAAAAACACGAAGCACTGCCAAAGGATATTGAGTGGCATATGGTGGGTCATCTCCAGACAAATAAGGTTAAATACATCGCCTCATTTATTACCCTAATACACTCGGTAGATAGTTTAAAACTTCTAAAAGAAATCAATAAACAGGCATTGAAAAATAATCGCATTATTGATTGTTTGTTACAGATTCACATTGCAGATGAGGAAACGAAGTTTGGTTTAGACTATGATGAAGTTATCGAGCTGTTACGTTCGGACGAATTAGCAGATTTGCAAAACGTGCGTGTTATTGGCCTTATGGGAATAGCTACAAATACCGACAGAGAAAAAGTGATCAGAGAAGAATTCTACGAATTAAAAACACTTTTTAATGGAATAAAGGATAGTTTCTTCAGGAAAGAAGATAGCTTCAGGGAGGTATCTATGGGCATGTCTTCCGATTATAAAATAGCCATTGAACAAGGAAGTACGATGATACGTTTGGGCAGTACGATTTTTGGTTCCCGTTAA
- a CDS encoding GNAT family N-acetyltransferase, whose protein sequence is MNINIRKAVKADCPRILALIHELALYEKAPHEVTVTLKEMEDAGFGSQPVWEAFVAETAGVIQGIALYYIRYSTWKGRRIYLEDLIVTEEMRGKGIGKLLFDCVLKEGKRKGYSGMAWQVLDWNETAINFYKKYNASFDSEWVNVSINN, encoded by the coding sequence ATGAATATAAACATACGAAAAGCAGTTAAAGCCGATTGCCCCAGAATTTTGGCGTTAATACATGAATTAGCGTTATATGAAAAAGCGCCACATGAAGTAACGGTTACCTTGAAGGAAATGGAGGATGCCGGATTTGGATCACAGCCAGTATGGGAAGCATTTGTAGCTGAAACTGCTGGCGTGATACAGGGTATCGCATTGTATTATATCAGGTACTCAACCTGGAAAGGACGAAGGATTTACCTAGAAGATTTAATTGTAACTGAAGAGATGCGAGGTAAAGGTATAGGTAAGCTACTTTTTGACTGCGTATTGAAAGAGGGAAAAAGGAAAGGCTACAGTGGTATGGCCTGGCAGGTATTAGATTGGAATGAAACAGCCATTAATTTTTATAAAAAATATAATGCTTCTTTCGACTCAGAGTGGGTAAATGTTTCGATAAACAATTAG
- a CDS encoding DUF3298 and DUF4163 domain-containing protein: MKVLYLIFFFAFIIITACETRPGSDAGSSGVDTLQYSYQTYSLQSKHLIDNEEKKDTTYFNAAYPRFEDQAIQGLVARNITSNNNPDSTYDSLEEEAEAFISNFDDFIEMDEYPRAWFTDIQAKVIQNTPNYLALCIDHSEYTGGAHGNYATLFFNYDLSRRDTLGLGEVIPTEHWETLDSIAEVIFREQENLSTSQDLSDAYFFEDNTFHLNTNFTLNSKGLLFLYNVYEIKPYAAGTTELLIPYPSIEQLMTEKGKKIRAELK, translated from the coding sequence ATGAAGGTGTTATACCTAATATTTTTTTTCGCTTTTATTATTATTACCGCATGTGAGACAAGGCCCGGTAGCGATGCGGGCAGTTCTGGAGTAGACACGCTTCAGTATAGCTACCAAACCTATTCCCTACAAAGCAAACATCTTATTGATAACGAGGAGAAAAAAGACACTACATATTTTAATGCCGCTTATCCCAGGTTTGAAGATCAGGCAATACAAGGTTTAGTTGCCAGAAACATCACGAGCAACAATAATCCAGACAGTACTTATGATTCCCTCGAAGAAGAAGCAGAAGCTTTTATAAGTAATTTTGACGACTTCATTGAAATGGATGAATATCCTAGAGCCTGGTTTACGGATATTCAAGCTAAGGTTATTCAGAATACGCCAAATTATTTAGCGCTCTGCATTGATCATAGTGAATACACTGGTGGCGCCCACGGAAATTACGCTACTTTGTTCTTTAATTACGACCTCTCTCGAAGAGACACTTTGGGTTTAGGGGAGGTTATTCCGACAGAACATTGGGAAACACTGGATAGTATAGCAGAAGTGATTTTCAGAGAGCAAGAAAACCTTTCGACCAGCCAGGATCTTTCTGATGCATACTTTTTTGAAGATAATACGTTTCATTTAAACACAAACTTCACACTTAACTCCAAAGGATTATTATTTTTGTATAATGTTTATGAAATAAAACCCTATGCTGCGGGAACAACAGAACTATTGATTCCTTATCCGTCTATCGAGCAGCTGATGACTGAAAAAGGAAAAAAGATCCGGGCAGAGTTAAAATAG
- a CDS encoding aspartate kinase has product MQIYKFGGASVKDAEGVRNVAHIITQHKDKEQQLIIVVSAMGKTTNLLENLTKAYYNQDEQTHLYFEQVKEFHQNILEELFEDRTDAIYNDVSNLFVEIDWILEEAPQDTYDYLYDQIVSIGELVSSRIIEAFLRKQQIDSLWLDARNYIHTDNTFREGNVDWEKTERGILSSIPSLVEKHVLVTQGFIGSTSENFTTTLGREGSDYTAAIFAACLNASLVTIWKDVPGVLNADPKWFDATELIPELSYLDAIELTYYGATVIHPKTIKPLQNKGIALAVRSFVDLKNTGTIIKSTNSTLPVSSFIFKVNQVLISILPKDFSFIVEDNFSHIFDVFAKHRLKINMMHNSAVSFSVSVDYDEQHIVSLVKELRKQYDVEFKRDLELVTIRYHNQQTIERVLVNKKVIMQLQDNYTCQMLIQSIA; this is encoded by the coding sequence ATGCAAATATATAAATTCGGTGGAGCATCCGTGAAAGATGCGGAGGGGGTTAGAAATGTAGCCCACATAATAACACAGCATAAAGATAAAGAACAACAACTCATCATCGTGGTTTCCGCTATGGGTAAAACCACTAACCTATTGGAAAATCTAACAAAAGCATATTATAATCAAGATGAGCAAACACATCTCTACTTTGAACAAGTAAAAGAATTTCATCAAAACATACTGGAAGAGCTGTTTGAGGATCGAACAGACGCTATTTACAACGACGTTTCCAACCTTTTTGTAGAAATTGACTGGATTCTTGAAGAAGCACCACAAGACACCTATGATTACCTATACGACCAGATAGTATCTATTGGTGAGCTTGTTTCATCACGTATTATTGAGGCTTTTTTGAGAAAGCAGCAGATCGACAGCTTGTGGCTAGATGCCAGAAATTATATTCATACAGACAATACTTTCAGAGAGGGAAATGTAGACTGGGAAAAGACGGAACGCGGCATACTATCGTCCATTCCTTCTCTAGTAGAAAAGCACGTGCTGGTTACTCAGGGCTTTATCGGTAGCACGTCTGAAAACTTCACAACCACACTCGGCCGCGAAGGCTCCGATTATACCGCAGCTATTTTTGCTGCTTGTTTGAACGCGTCGCTGGTAACGATCTGGAAAGACGTTCCCGGTGTACTCAATGCCGATCCAAAATGGTTTGACGCCACGGAACTAATTCCTGAACTATCCTATCTAGATGCCATTGAACTGACCTATTATGGTGCAACAGTTATCCATCCAAAAACTATTAAACCCTTACAGAATAAAGGCATCGCATTAGCTGTGCGATCGTTTGTTGATCTAAAGAATACGGGTACTATTATAAAAAGTACCAACAGTACACTTCCTGTGTCGTCGTTTATATTTAAGGTAAATCAAGTGCTTATCTCTATTCTTCCGAAAGATTTTTCTTTTATTGTTGAAGATAATTTCAGCCATATTTTTGATGTTTTTGCTAAACACCGATTGAAAATCAATATGATGCACAATAGTGCCGTTAGTTTTTCGGTAAGTGTCGACTATGATGAACAGCATATTGTATCACTTGTTAAAGAACTCAGAAAACAATACGATGTGGAGTTTAAACGTGATCTGGAGCTCGTTACGATCAGGTACCATAACCAACAAACGATTGAACGGGTGCTGGTAAATAAAAAAGTTATTATGCAGCTACAAGATAATTACACCTGTCAAATGCTCATTCAGTCGATTGCCTAG
- a CDS encoding class I SAM-dependent methyltransferase → MNTAILTAAVQDFLRKHITMSPAILALSKSPFTAVSSRELASQLDGLRRSQKKLPLWHHTPGVYFPELLALEQSSSSLTARYKSSLIPPNCTVIDLTGGFGVDSYYFSIEAKEVIHCERQPELSLIAAHNADQLGAKNIQFIAGDGLAYLKTAEQQFTVIYIDPSRRVKQQKVFRLSDGEPNVVEEQAFLQTKGDILLIKAAPLLDIKAALEELKYVKEVHILSVQNECKELLFVIEHKYNGLPRYCCAALHPQQEQQLLTFSKEQEENAVVRYTNPKKYLYEPDASLLKAGCFKYLANFFHLEKLQKHTHLYTSAHLNSTFMGRTFEVLSFETYAAFKKRKERQQANISTRNFPLKPEEIKRKHRIKDGGDSYLFFCTGFQKELMVIRCKKIT, encoded by the coding sequence ATGAATACTGCAATATTGACAGCAGCGGTACAGGATTTTTTGCGTAAGCATATCACCATGTCTCCTGCTATCCTAGCGTTAAGTAAGAGTCCTTTTACTGCTGTCAGTTCCCGCGAACTCGCCAGTCAATTAGATGGTCTAAGACGAAGTCAAAAGAAGTTACCCTTATGGCACCATACACCAGGAGTTTATTTTCCTGAACTGCTTGCGTTAGAGCAATCTTCCTCTAGCCTGACGGCTCGATACAAAAGCAGCCTTATCCCGCCAAACTGTACGGTGATTGATCTCACCGGAGGCTTTGGGGTCGACAGCTATTATTTCTCAATCGAAGCAAAAGAGGTGATCCACTGTGAGCGCCAACCCGAGCTTTCGCTCATAGCAGCGCATAATGCCGACCAATTGGGCGCAAAAAACATCCAGTTTATTGCTGGCGACGGGCTTGCCTACTTAAAAACTGCCGAACAACAATTTACGGTTATTTATATAGACCCATCAAGACGTGTAAAACAACAGAAGGTATTCCGTTTGAGTGACGGTGAACCGAACGTTGTTGAAGAGCAGGCTTTTTTACAAACAAAGGGCGATATACTCTTAATTAAAGCGGCACCTCTACTTGATATTAAGGCCGCATTGGAAGAACTCAAATATGTAAAAGAGGTGCATATCCTGAGTGTACAAAACGAATGTAAAGAGTTACTCTTTGTAATCGAGCACAAATATAACGGCCTTCCTCGATATTGTTGCGCAGCCTTACACCCACAGCAAGAACAGCAACTACTAACATTCTCTAAGGAACAGGAAGAAAATGCTGTTGTTAGATATACAAATCCCAAAAAGTACCTATATGAGCCAGATGCTTCACTTTTAAAGGCAGGCTGCTTTAAATATTTAGCCAACTTTTTTCACCTGGAGAAATTGCAAAAACATACCCACCTATACACATCTGCTCATTTGAATAGTACATTTATGGGTAGAACCTTTGAAGTGTTGTCTTTCGAAACCTATGCGGCATTTAAAAAAAGAAAGGAGCGGCAACAGGCTAATATAAGCACCAGAAATTTCCCGCTCAAACCAGAGGAGATAAAAAGAAAGCATCGCATAAAAGACGGAGGAGACAGCTATTTATTTTTCTGCACAGGTTTTCAAAAGGAATTGATGGTTATTCGCTGTAAAAAAATTACGTGA
- a CDS encoding efflux RND transporter periplasmic adaptor subunit, which translates to MNKLLIFMSLYSLLCYTSCQSKKEEKEEETQFSVTSPIQMDTAITKDYVCQIRSIHHIELRAQERGYLENIFVDEGQFVKKGQLLFKIMPKLYEAEMQKAKAEAKAAEIEYDNTKSLADRDVVSPNELAMAKAKFDKAVAELALTQVHLEFTEIRAPFDGIIDRFHVRQGSLVDEGDLLTELSDNSKMWVYYNVPEAEYLDYKMAVKKDNPIPVKLLMANNKLFEHTGMVETIEADFNNETGNIAFRATFPNPDGLLRHGETGNIKMLEPLKNVLIIPQKATFEVLDKKYVYLLDKEDRVNLTPVTVGAEIPDLYIVTQGLSADDKLLLEGLRKVENKDKISYSYQDPKSVIAHLNLPTE; encoded by the coding sequence ATGAATAAATTACTCATATTTATGAGCTTGTACAGCCTGTTATGCTATACAAGCTGTCAATCTAAAAAGGAAGAAAAGGAAGAAGAAACCCAGTTTTCCGTTACCAGCCCCATACAGATGGATACCGCTATTACCAAAGATTATGTCTGTCAAATCCGTTCCATACACCATATCGAGCTCAGGGCCCAGGAACGAGGTTATCTAGAAAATATTTTCGTAGACGAAGGTCAGTTTGTCAAAAAAGGACAACTACTGTTTAAAATCATGCCTAAGTTATACGAAGCCGAGATGCAAAAAGCAAAGGCCGAAGCAAAGGCCGCTGAAATTGAATATGATAACACCAAATCGCTTGCAGACAGAGATGTTGTCTCTCCGAACGAACTGGCCATGGCCAAAGCAAAATTCGACAAGGCTGTGGCCGAACTGGCATTGACGCAAGTCCACCTCGAATTTACCGAGATCAGGGCTCCATTCGACGGCATCATCGACCGCTTTCATGTACGACAGGGAAGTCTTGTTGACGAAGGAGATTTACTTACTGAGCTTTCAGATAATAGCAAAATGTGGGTTTACTACAATGTTCCGGAAGCCGAATACCTCGACTATAAAATGGCCGTAAAGAAAGACAATCCTATACCGGTAAAGCTCCTCATGGCCAACAATAAGTTATTCGAACACACCGGCATGGTAGAGACCATTGAAGCAGACTTTAACAACGAAACAGGAAACATTGCCTTTAGAGCTACATTTCCGAATCCCGACGGACTGTTAAGGCACGGAGAAACCGGCAACATAAAAATGCTGGAACCATTAAAAAACGTGTTGATCATCCCCCAAAAAGCGACTTTTGAAGTGCTGGACAAAAAGTACGTCTACCTCTTGGATAAAGAGGATAGGGTAAACCTAACGCCTGTTACTGTTGGGGCCGAAATACCGGATTTATACATTGTTACCCAAGGGCTCAGCGCAGACGATAAGCTATTGCTCGAAGGTTTACGGAAAGTAGAAAATAAGGACAAAATTTCCTATAGCTACCAAGACCCTAAATCGGTCATTGCCCACTTAAACTTACCAACAGAATAA